The Periophthalmus magnuspinnatus isolate fPerMag1 chromosome 19, fPerMag1.2.pri, whole genome shotgun sequence region TGTCTTTAGATTTCCCCTCACTGGAGGGTGTCCGGCTACGTTTCACTTGTTTGCCCTCTGATGAGCTACTCCCCATCACTGAACTGCTGTTTCCACTGCCTCCATTCTCATCCTTTGGCCGGGTCACCCCAGGTGGCTGCGGTTTCACTTTAGCTTCACCACTTTTAAAATCACTGCTTGTACCTATTCCCATCATTATAGGGCTCTGGGAACCACCACTGTGAGTGTCTCCTAAATCTGGGGCACCTAAAGGTGGTTTACCTCCACCACTATTGCCTACAAAAACAATCCCACCCATGTCAAAGGGATCTTTGAGGGAAGGGTCTGGGGTGCTGTGTCCATGGGGAGTTGGATTCTGGGGGGTTCCAGATGGTGTATTCTGCTGGCTACCTCCACCAAAACCTTTGACTAAATCCATGTCTCCATCAGCACTTGGTGAACTGTCATCAAAGTAGTTTTGGGAAAAACCATGGCCAGATGCCAAGAGATCAGGGTTAAAGTCGGCAGCGTCTGGAAAGAAATTTGTGGAGGAGGAGTCACTAGTGGGAGTggctgctgttgctgttgcCTCGGCAATCAGGTCTGCAGCATCAGTGAATGGATTTTCATTGCTGTTTGTGTTGAAAAGATCTGAATCAAAGACTGCACTTCCTTGACCTGAACTAGACGAATCACGAATGGGGGTACCGAGGGGGCCCGCATCTTCCCCACCGCCCAATGGAAGCTGAGTCCCTCCACTACTTTTTCCTGTCTGGTCAGGTAAATCCGATAATATTTCTGTGATATCAGGTCCAATACTGTCAGAGCTGGAGAGGCGCACTATACGTGGAGGCACAGCACCTGGGGGTGGCTGCTGTTGGGACTGAACATGAGATTGTGGGTAGGGTATACTGGGGCCAGAGGGAGGAGTTTCACACTGGCTGGGTGCTGGTGTGATGCTGTGGGGAGTATCCAATCCATCACCAGCAAGATTCACATCAAATATAGAATTTTGAGAAGCGTCCACATCCATGGACAGCAGCTCACGGTGGAAGTCGTCTTCATGTGTGACCTGATGGTGTTGAAGATGTGGAGGCAGTGGACCCTTGATGCTTAAACCTGTCGTTCCCCCTGCCCCTGGAGCAGCTGCTGCACCTGGCATCACCCCACCCTTTTCTGTTGGTCGACGCTTTTTCTTAAATTTGGTTCCACTTCCAGGGCAGTTTGCACCCACTCCTTCTGTGCGGGGAGAGCCAGAGGAATTCTGCCTCTCCAACGGACTTGAGCCATACAGTGCAGCAAAGTCCTGTGTTGGGTTGTCTTTGAGCAAATTCATGAGCATAGGATGATTCTTAGTATTGCTCGCTGGGGAGGATGTGGGGGGAGGAGTTTGATGAGGTTGTGGTGCATTCTGGGAACTGGGACTAGAGCCTACATTTCCTGATATCTGTAACAAGCTTGTGAGTATTGGATTCTGGGTAACTTTGTTGTAGTCATCTGAATGTACTTGACCTGCCTGTTGttgcaactgctgctgtgcaGCTGCCCCACCTGGGGTCATACACTCTCCTCCTTGACTCTGTCTCTCAGACCGGGGCATCGAAAATAAAGTTGTAATGGGACCGGAAAAGTTAGGCCCTCCAGCAGGTCCTCCTCCAGTCGGTGTGTTCCCTTCTGTGAGTCCTGATAGTCCCATGGGATCTCCTGCTGCCATGTTGTAGGTGGGGCTGCCTGAAGGTGGCAGGTTGTTTTTCACCATAGTTTCCACAGTCTGTGCAATCAGAGAAAGAGCCGGAGTGTCTGCCTGAATGGTCTCGGCCTTCCTTCTTATGGCTCTCATGGTTACAGGAATAGACatacatctaaaaaaaaaaagaattgaaaATATTTAGCTAACTGCATTGAATTGAGTAATTAACTGCACACTGCACAAGTAGAAAACATTGCTTTCTTACCTTTGTACAACTTTGGTGATGAATTCATCTGTGCATATAAGGGCATCTGACAGGCCTTTATAAAGTTTACAGGATACTTGGCGCGAGTCGATGACCTCCATTACAACTAGAGAAAAAGAATGTAGATGTCAGATTAACAAGAAACACCATATTttatggtttcaactgtaagtATTTGACTTACCACAGACCAAAGACTCATTCACTGGATGTTGGAATGAAACGCTAAAACTAGAGTCAGTGAGAGGGCAAACTTCAAACTGTAAAAGCCCTGCcgtgtcttaaaaaaaaattacagaaaTACACTATCACAACAACAtctttatatatacattttactcAATATAAGTTATACTACTGACCTTCTTTGAGAGATGTCTGTTTGACACAGCTACCAATCAGAGTGTTGTAAGCTGCCTGGTGCCGGATGATGTCCAGGAGGAGGGGTACCTGTGCTGGGTGTCGAAAAGGGATCTTGGTCACCAGTGCCCCTTGGAGACAATGGCCATCCTGCACTGGGGCATCTCCATTTAAGAAGTAACAATGCTGTTGATCTGGCAAAACCTGTACTCAaagaaagcaaaagaaaaatataaaatctgtcaaatggatagattgtaggagtgaagacgtttttcttttgctatggatcagacctggaggactgagggattacacagatatctgtTCTCAAAGAATTTAGCAGCTTAGTATCAGGTGACTACAAAcctttctaaaaataaaattaatttccTTGGAATGTAGAAATTACCGAGTAAAAATGCATGCTGTGTGGTACTGATGAGGCATTTCCTTCTTCTAGGAGCTGAAGCTGGCTTTGGACAATTAGCTGGTAGAGAGGAGACAGGCTCGGAGGGCTTTCGAACACAGGAATTGctataaaaaggaaaaataattaAACCTACCAACAGtggtatttattttaacttttgatTATAATACTACTAAACTTACATGTAGCATTGCCTAATCTTTGAATAAAGGACAAAGAGAAAGGCATCGGCTGGTTCATCTTTAGAAAAAAGCAAGCAGGCAAGTCCACACTGTTGGAGTTTGATACATTTGAAAAGGATGGGGTCCTACAACAACATTTTCAGGTTAGGCTTGTCTTGTTTACTCAAAcctgtgtttataaaataaacagaaatgtatttataatttgtgtGCTTACCCTTTATTGTCTACTGGGTGGGATCCAGTAATGAGAGGAGCAATTGGAAGTTTGTATATAGCAGATGTTCCTTCAATTGTCACAGACACACTAATACCCAAAGATCGCGGAACTGCAATATCAAGGGTTACAATGCATACAAATACATAACAAGTAAAGGTATACTATTTTGTGCATTAATTTGTGTAATCTTTACCACTGCTGTCTGTTAGGTCCAGGTCCTCCTCGAATATGTCATAAGGAGATACATAACACTGAAGGGTAACAAGGTGTCCTCCACTTCTGGCCGTTAGAAGTCCAACACTGCCATGAAGAATAGTCTCCACTGTAGTAGCATTAGTTgccaacctaaaaaaaaaaagactttagaATTTCCTATAATGCTAAGCTAAAAacttaatattaattttaaaaatgtacctgaACATGTGCATCATCTTAGTGAGATCAAGCTCCAACGACTGCAGTGCAATATACATCTTGGTTTTTaatttactgaaaaaaataatgataattgtAAGAGAGAGATACCACACTTCAATGCaacatttacaaacttttaaaacttttaactTACTTATCTCCAGGCAGTTTATATAACTCAACTAGTCCCTTGagatgttttgaaaattcttCAAAGTTCTTCTCTCTAGTGCAAAAATCATAAATGTAATACATAAAAGGAAAGACACATTCTTCAGATTAAGAATGCTATATTTTACTCACCTCAGATGTCTAATCAGTTCAGGACAACTCTAAGAACATTAGCACATGTCAATTGTCTGCTGTTTACTGTCAATTGTACACTTGTTGTAATTACAATATCATAAATTGTACTAACCGTTGGATTTTCTCCCTGATGAGCCACCTTGACGTCCACTAGTTGACCTGCGGTGTCTAACTGGACTtccacataaaacatatctgatGTGATGTAACACTCTGTCCCTGATGGACTGAGATGGGAGCCCAGCCTGCAAAAATTAGACACAATACATTGGAAATAGTTAGGTCTTAAGtacaaattacataaaaaaaacatactatgGAAAAAGAAGGTTAAATTATGTCATTTGGACAAAGTTTTTAGAGTGAAAACTTATTGAgttctgacacagctctgaTAGAGAGCCAGTTCCTATCACTCTAAAAACCTTGTCCAGTTAACAATATTTACCCTATTTCACGATGGAACTGACTTAGACGACAGGGGGATTACACAgcattaagacattttaaaatgagatAGAAATATTTACTCACATATTTTGTCTGGCTATCGATTCTAATCGATCAGTCATAGAAGACAGAGATGTCACTGAGAAAAGAGTCAACATGTATTGTTAAAATCTCATGGTATTTTTGATAATACATATTCACGtacaaaaagaatgaaaataaatagttgCTGTTGAGCTGCCTCACCCTTCAAAGCCTTTTGGAGCGTCTCCAGACAGGTAAGCAGGAGCTGATGACCTGCAGCATTCATCACACCACGCTTTTCCTGTCAAACAGTAACCAGCACAATGAGCATAGGGCTGTAAGTCTTTAGTCATTCAGTCAATGAATCGCTTAATGCTTGATCAACATTTGTATTAGTTacctaatcattttatttagattctaAGAATTTGTATGGGAAGAAGAggttagtgagtgagttagctgaagatttggtattttttagtattaataTGTAAAAAGGTAGATTAAGTTGAAAAAACTAATCACAAACTAATCAACACTATTACTaggtatgtttatttttatgctttgattCTAAAAGGGTCAAATAAACTAGTTTTTACCATTGCTTGCCGGACCACTTTGGATGTCTCTTGCCAAGGTCGGGAGGCATTGTGTTTGGCATGAAGCCTCTCCAACAACGCAGTGACTCGGCTCTGCTTCTCTGCTTctacacagatatatatataaaagataAGACATACTTACATCTTATGACATACAGTATTGTAATAGAAATACAACTGCTTATAAATATACAATTCTCTATTCTGTTGAGCTcttcatttgattttattattctAAGGTTTTTCAAAGGTGTATGGTAAAGTCCTGTATAGTGACGTATGGGGGCGTTTGTGACCAGTGCAAAATTTTGAGTAAACAAATGTGAGACGTGAGAAAGTGACAAGATGATTGCTCCTGACTTTATTTAGAGAAATGTTATGGAAAATGTAACGTAACTGTTATGCCCAAAAGTTAGTGACAACAATGACACAATACTACATGTAAGAAGTCTATTTAACAACAGCACTTACTTTTTATTACAGTTGTTACGATTGATTGTTATGTTAGCACCCTATGCTACATGGAAATCGCtgctacttaaaaaaataaagctttttgaCAGGCATAAAACTTAATATGACTAGACTGTTTAAAGGCATAAAATAACCTAACACATTCTACAGCCCAGGTataacagtgtaataaacaaaTGTGATCGTAGAAATAGGAAACATTAGCTATTAGCCTGGGCTGTTTGCCGAACCCTGGCAGATCGCTGAATTCTGTGAAAAACAAACCTAAGATGCTCTTACCTGAAACATCCTCGAGTTTTATCCGATCTATGTGAGTTTGAAAGCCCCCTTGTGAGCCAGAGAGACTTAGTTCTCTCGCAGGACTGTTACTTTGAACTGAAACTCCAGGCCCCGCCGCCATTGTCCCTCGACTCCCGTTCCGGCTTCGCGTAACTCTCCGGGCTTCCGTAGTCCCGCCGATCAAGTGGGTTGTCTTTACTTTATTATTCACATACtattaactgtattttttaacaagTATATCGAACTTTATgcagcaaaaacacattttaccgTACAACTTTTGAAATATGACCGAATAACCTGTCAGCCGCTTTCAGTCAGCAAACCAGACCTTGCATTTCAAAAGTAGCTAAATGATTGCTTTTTCGTTCACAGGGCTCAAGATTTTGGTGAAAATAGTACTAAAACATAGCTTTAGTCATGATCTAACTCAAACAGATGTCTTTTAATTTCTTAATTGTGTTAGGTGCTTATAAATGTTATTACGTAGGGCCTAAGCCatcatacttttttattttaaatctctctctctctagttacatatatatatatatatacccctGGTTAGAAAGCTAAATTTTTGTTGGCATTATAATCATTggaattactactactatatggTTTATCATCTCAGCTTCATTTACGCTGCGTAGAGGAGACAATGGTCCAATAAATACTCCAGATGGCGTTGCATCGCCGCGAGTAAATGATTCATGTTTCGCCAAAAGCAATGGAGCGCCAAAATCCACTGCACAATTAGAATAATTGTGTTAAATCACTTAAAAAGAACGACTATGCCTTATTATAACCTTAATAGTGTTTTCTTTGGAAATTGCACTGTTTATTCCTAATTCATAAAACAGCCATAAGGAAAAATAGTAGAACATTTAGGCTTTAACCATATATTTTTTCTTGCCTTGTTCTTAGTGCGCACACCTGAGCCTTCTACACAGCTGGGCCTGGATTGAGTGAGGGCTCTCTGGGGAGGATTTTCCCACCAAGCTTGACCTGCTCATGAGAGgagctttgtgcatttattcCTGCATTAGTGAAATCATGATATATACAGTAAGTGAGCATGCGCATCAGACACAGCAGTGGGGATGGAGAGGGACCAGATTGGCACCGTCTGAGTCAGTCCAGACCCGCAGATAGACATGAGGAAAAGAGGGGAGGTGCCGCTATGTAATTGATGTGCCCACCAGGAGTTTTAGCTGGCTGCCTGGCATCAAGAGGAGGTGGGCACCGCTGCCAAGACTTCAGTAGGAGAAAGGCAAAGGGAGGCCTTAGGGAGTGCAGTAGCAGGGCTGAAACAGTGCCCATCAATCAGAGGCTAGTTCACCTTGCCATGCCAAAAGGGACCCTCTGTGCCCAGGGAAGGGGTGGCACTGGGAGTGAGGTTGGCACTAAACCCCTCTCTAATCCTCCCGGTGGGTGCATCAGTGCCATGTCTGTACAGTGGGCAGAGCCGAACACGAACACAAGAAAGGAAAGTTCAGAGCCGGTCTCATTGTGATGCAGAACAGCGATGGTCTGACAGTCagtgattttgttttggtcattttCACATTTGCACCCAGACAACAttaaaactgagactaaacccaCAACTAAACATTGACTAGCCCAGGACCAccccaagactagaacaggaccaaaccaaatctgcatcaggactaaacagggctcaaaccaggatcaaTCATGACTAGTGTGAACACAACCTTAACCAACCTCAAGTGGTTCTGAAACTCTGCTACAGAAGGTATTTGGTTTAAGAAACTCACCCTAAGTCAGAACAACAGCTACCAAACTAGCAATAAGATGGCTGAACTTCTATTGTAAAAAGGCCTCGACACAGGACCAGACCCTAAGATTTACATCAGGcaaaaatcaggattaaacttggactaaaccagtctgTTATTATCTAATGACTGCTCACCAGCATTAAGATAAGAACATAATTGATCTCACATTGGAGAAAAAAATTTGTCACAGCAACTCTTAATGCACGATCAAGAGCAGGTAGTGAGATAAGAAAAACGTGCTTGCCGCCAAAATTATAAGACTGGCCCAGGGATACCCACTGTTTACAAACAACAGACCTAGTAGCGTCATAAATATCTTAAGTATagaatattttgtatataaGTTAACAATGAATTCTATATTttctaaacacacacatgctagATTCAAAAAGTCTGTTCTCTATTGTCAGTAGAGTTTTCCAATATCTTTGTTGTAGTCCTAAAAGTGAAATGagtttgattttattcatgCATTCATAGTTTAAACACAAGAGGCGTCTAACAGCTTGGCAAGTGCATTGAGCGCTTTGAAGTAACCTACCCTCCTCTTTCTAGCATCTCtcttggtgaaaaatgcaaAGATATCAGCCAAATTATTCAGACAGTAAACAACAAATTAGTTCTGAATTGGTGGTTGTGATTTGAATAGACTTTTGCTTTGTACCTACAGTTTCGTACAAGTTTGAGACCAGGGATGTTGGACTCGCTCCATCGAACAGTGCAGCGTTATTGGGACACAGTTTCTGCTTCTTTGGCACACATCGTCTTGGAAGTGCGAGGGCAGCTGGGAAAGACTGGCGGCTGCCGGTGGAAGACGGAGGAAGcgtggagagaagaggaggggtgagCCCTATAGGACCATTTGTGATGAGGCTCATTTGCACAACGGCACTTAATTGGCTACAACAATTAATTAATGTGTTGGAAAGTTGGCACAAAAAGTTCATTTAAGGGGG contains the following coding sequences:
- the med1 gene encoding mediator of RNA polymerase II transcription subunit 1, which codes for MAAGPGVSVQSNSPARELSLSGSQGGFQTHIDRIKLEDVSEAEKQSRVTALLERLHAKHNASRPWQETSKVVRQAMEKRGVMNAAGHQLLLTCLETLQKALKVTSLSSMTDRLESIARQNMLGSHLSPSGTECYITSDMFYVEVQLDTAGQLVDVKVAHQGENPTSCPELIRHLREKNFEEFSKHLKGLVELYKLPGDNKLKTKMYIALQSLELDLTKMMHMFRLATNATTVETILHGSVGLLTARSGGHLVTLQCYVSPYDIFEEDLDLTDSSVPRSLGISVSVTIEGTSAIYKLPIAPLITGSHPVDNKGTPSFSNVSNSNSVDLPACFFLKMNQPMPFSLSFIQRLGNATSIPVFESPPSLSPLYQLIVQSQLQLLEEGNASSVPHSMHFYSVLPDQQHCYFLNGDAPVQDGHCLQGALVTKIPFRHPAQVPLLLDIIRHQAAYNTLIGSCVKQTSLKEDTAGLLQFEVCPLTDSSFSVSFQHPVNESLVCVVMEVIDSRQVSCKLYKGLSDALICTDEFITKVVQRCMSIPVTMRAIRRKAETIQADTPALSLIAQTVETMVKNNLPPSGSPTYNMAAGDPMGLSGLTEGNTPTGGGPAGGPNFSGPITTLFSMPRSERQSQGGECMTPGGAAAQQQLQQQAGQVHSDDYNKVTQNPILTSLLQISGNVGSSPSSQNAPQPHQTPPPTSSPASNTKNHPMLMNLLKDNPTQDFAALYGSSPLERQNSSGSPRTEGVGANCPGSGTKFKKKRRPTEKGGVMPGAAAAPGAGGTTGLSIKGPLPPHLQHHQVTHEDDFHRELLSMDVDASQNSIFDVNLAGDGLDTPHSITPAPSQCETPPSGPSIPYPQSHVQSQQQPPPGAVPPRIVRLSSSDSIGPDITEILSDLPDQTGKSSGGTQLPLGGGEDAGPLGTPIRDSSSSGQGSAVFDSDLFNTNSNENPFTDAADLIAEATATAATPTSDSSSTNFFPDAADFNPDLLASGHGFSQNYFDDSSPSADGDMDLVKGFGGGSQQNTPSGTPQNPTPHGHSTPDPSLKDPFDMGGIVFVGNSGGGKPPLGAPDLGDTHSGGSQSPIMMGIGTSSDFKSGEAKVKPQPPGVTRPKDENGGSGNSSSVMGSSSSEGKQVKRSRTPSSEGKSKDKPPKRKKLDTDGKSPSHSSGGRPYTPPSGGPGSGGSGGGSKSPGSSGRSQTPPRIPILTIQIGKGTITGRKSSSHSGDSSSSSTTSSSGGGGATGSSKSHHSHSSSSGKIKTKEGSTQGSSSKPGSTGSGGGSGSSQSKSSSQGMGVGKPGSSPITKHGLSGPGGSGSSMGSSSKIKTQGGKPSGSLMNPGIKPNISPSHSRSSGSGDKMSSPMKSQVPGTPPSSKAKSPIGSGSSGSGGSKSSSSSGMGSQKPMGGGSSGGSASSSSSSSSSSAGPFPGGSQTQYGGSGGGSGGGGGSGGSGSSSGSSSSGANNQNNTNNPNAKGKSPSRNKKPSLTAVIDKLKSVGGVGEDGCEIGPQGGATGPGSTPGSGPGSAPSGGAPNIGPSKHGPSSQSGEYKREKSDKEAKAKVSVSDGNRGDKKMMDSKSGGVSGTGLAKIIISKPDGGSPSIKAKVSLQKTSEGSGDSMRPQISSLKASPLFSGSTPKHDRSSPSHSRSPGYTPLNHDSESESGSSSVAEKSHQNSPSSDDDQTMRPLPPQDYMSSMSSGEKHKKHKKEKKKQKERERERDRDRERERDKEKKKSSISISSSSHPIKADSWSRSPISVSDSSMSMMGSDRPSRPSPMYMRNEDDDLMDSALTGNL